A section of the Thermodesulfobacteriota bacterium genome encodes:
- a CDS encoding MEDS domain-containing protein, which translates to MAAELRKSGIGVVGDLPWGSHFCHFYATREDLLDILIPWFRAGLEANEYCIWVVFDPLNADEAKEALMAGVPGADRHLADGNIEILPHAQWYLRDGAFDLRRVIDGWMDRLERARAKGYDGLRVNGNEAWLTERDWKDFAGYEDALNRMLDGRNILVMCSYLLDVTMAAGLFDVARSHRFAVARRRGAWEVVEPLKLAAVDDALKKSEGRLRTILSAMTDVILVLDAEGRYVEIAPTDPLNLYRPSEQLIGKRIHDVLPGKDADAIFRRIGLALETRRTHHFEYKMDIGSREVWFEGRISPLTENTVFWIAHDITEHKRAEEDLRKQKEILQNIFDHLPVMINFIGGDGRIRLVNREWERTLGWSIEEVRENGIDILAECYPDPQAYREVMDFIGTSNARWAPFRMRVRDGRVLDTMWAAVRLSDGTAIGIGQDVTGRKMLEEQFRQSQKMEAVGQLAGGIAHDLNNLLTAIEGYGELAISQLQAGDPLMDDIEQIMKAGDRAADLTRQLLAFSRKQILQPRVLDLNSVVREMESMLRRVIGENIELRVLPDPGLGNVMADPGQIGQVLMNLAVNARDAMPGGGTLVIETRNVLLDEEYAGRHVAISPGSYVMVAVTDTGVGMDERTQARIFEPFFTTKEAGKGTGLGLSTVYGIVKQSGGSIWVYSEVSKGTAF; encoded by the coding sequence GTGGCGGCGGAACTTCGGAAATCGGGCATCGGCGTCGTGGGCGATCTCCCCTGGGGATCCCATTTCTGTCACTTCTACGCGACGCGGGAAGATCTGCTCGACATCCTGATCCCATGGTTCCGGGCGGGGTTGGAGGCGAACGAGTACTGCATCTGGGTGGTTTTCGATCCCCTGAACGCGGATGAAGCGAAAGAGGCATTGATGGCCGGCGTACCCGGGGCGGACCGGCACCTGGCCGACGGGAACATCGAAATCCTTCCCCATGCGCAGTGGTACCTCCGGGACGGCGCGTTCGACCTGCGACGCGTCATCGACGGTTGGATGGACAGGCTGGAGCGGGCGCGCGCGAAAGGATACGACGGGCTGCGGGTGAACGGGAACGAAGCGTGGCTCACGGAGCGGGACTGGAAGGATTTCGCGGGATACGAGGACGCGCTGAACCGGATGCTCGACGGCCGGAACATCCTCGTCATGTGCAGCTACCTTTTGGATGTGACCATGGCCGCCGGGCTGTTCGACGTCGCCCGCTCCCACCGGTTCGCCGTCGCAAGGAGGCGCGGGGCGTGGGAGGTCGTCGAGCCACTGAAGCTCGCGGCGGTCGACGATGCGCTGAAGAAATCGGAAGGGAGGCTTCGCACGATCTTATCCGCGATGACGGATGTCATCCTGGTGCTGGACGCGGAAGGCCGCTATGTCGAGATCGCGCCGACCGACCCCCTGAACCTGTACCGCCCCTCCGAACAGTTGATCGGAAAGAGGATCCACGACGTCTTGCCCGGGAAGGACGCGGATGCGATCTTCCGCCGGATCGGGCTCGCGCTCGAAACCCGACGGACGCATCACTTCGAGTACAAGATGGATATCGGATCGAGGGAGGTGTGGTTCGAGGGCAGGATCTCGCCGCTGACGGAAAACACGGTGTTCTGGATCGCGCACGACATCACGGAGCACAAGCGCGCGGAAGAGGACCTGAGGAAGCAGAAGGAGATCCTGCAGAACATCTTCGATCATCTCCCGGTCATGATCAACTTCATCGGCGGCGACGGCCGCATCCGGCTGGTCAACCGTGAGTGGGAGCGCACGCTGGGGTGGTCCATCGAAGAGGTCCGGGAGAACGGCATCGACATCCTCGCCGAGTGCTATCCGGATCCGCAGGCCTACCGGGAGGTCATGGATTTCATCGGGACGTCGAACGCGCGGTGGGCGCCTTTCAGGATGCGGGTGAGGGACGGAAGGGTGCTCGACACGATGTGGGCCGCCGTTCGCCTTTCCGACGGGACGGCGATCGGCATCGGGCAGGACGTCACCGGGCGGAAGATGCTGGAAGAGCAGTTCCGGCAGTCGCAGAAAATGGAAGCCGTCGGGCAGCTCGCGGGCGGGATCGCGCACGACCTGAACAACCTCCTCACCGCGATCGAGGGATACGGCGAGCTGGCCATCTCCCAGCTTCAGGCCGGGGATCCCCTGATGGACGACATCGAGCAGATCATGAAAGCCGGCGACCGGGCGGCCGACCTCACGCGCCAGCTTCTCGCCTTCAGCCGAAAACAGATCCTCCAGCCGAGAGTGCTCGACCTGAACTCCGTCGTCCGGGAAATGGAGAGCATGCTCCGGCGGGTCATCGGGGAGAATATCGAGCTGCGGGTCCTGCCGGATCCCGGCCTCGGAAACGTGATGGCCGACCCCGGCCAGATCGGGCAGGTCCTCATGAACCTGGCGGTCAACGCCCGGGACGCGATGCCCGGCGGGGGCACGCTGGTAATCGAGACCCGGAACGTCCTGCTCGACGAGGAATACGCCGGCCGGCACGTCGCGATCTCCCCCGGCTCCTACGTGATGGTCGCCGTGACCGATACCGGCGTCGGCATGGACGAGCGGACGCAGGCGCGCATCTTCGAACCGTTCTTCACGACGAAGGAGGCGGGCAAGGGGACGGGCCTCGGACTCTCGACCGTCTACGGGATCGTGAAGCAGTCCGGCGGGAGCATCTGGGTATACAGCGAGGTCAGCAAGGGGACCGCCTTCAA
- a CDS encoding adenosylcobalamin-dependent ribonucleoside-diphosphate reductase, with translation MAPQSKSRTLRTRTEPDARKDADAWFRGDDLRTEVFLLRYALRALDGSWIETTPERMWDRVAATIARPEKDGAEWRRKFRMLLEDFRFVPAGRILFGAGNPRAATLFNCYFIPVRKDSVDGITRWIREASSTYALGGGVGTNIDVLRPRGARVRNAGIESSGSVSFMEAFSAVTGVMGGSRGRRGALMITTRIDHPDIREFLSVKCDPGRRQVRNANISVRITDAFMRALEEGGEVRLWFRTPHETIGRDVPAREIWEKLLESAWASAEPGVLFWDTMVRESTTEYNGMSIEGVNVCGEIPLEPYGACNLGSINLAAFVRDPFGERADLDWDGIADTVRMAVRFLDNAIEVGAPRHALKDQRLASVRSRRVGLGIMGAADCLAMLGLVYGSEAALSLLERLMGVLRDAAYEESIRLAEEKGAFPAFDRERHLKSPFIRRLPEAIREGIRAKGLRNCALLAVAPTGTISCLAGVSSGIEPIFSHSYLRHVAGQAFRVRHPLVSSFRERHGTAAPLPETLVTAHRIDPDTRVRLQARVQRYVDQSISSTVNLPAETPLQKIEELYRTAWESGCKGITVFREGSRASVLETGEREGVYRAEAGSPVGVCTFCEEPRPSS, from the coding sequence GATCGAGACCACCCCGGAACGGATGTGGGACCGGGTGGCCGCGACGATCGCCCGACCGGAGAAGGACGGCGCGGAATGGCGCCGGAAATTCCGGATGCTGCTCGAGGATTTCCGGTTCGTCCCCGCCGGGCGCATCCTCTTCGGCGCGGGGAATCCGAGGGCGGCGACCCTGTTCAACTGCTACTTCATCCCGGTGCGGAAGGACTCCGTGGACGGGATCACCCGGTGGATCCGCGAGGCGTCGAGCACTTACGCCCTGGGAGGCGGGGTTGGCACGAACATCGACGTGCTCCGTCCCCGGGGGGCGCGCGTCCGCAACGCCGGCATCGAGAGCTCCGGGTCCGTGAGCTTCATGGAGGCGTTCTCGGCGGTCACCGGGGTGATGGGCGGCTCGCGGGGCCGCCGCGGCGCGCTGATGATCACCACCCGGATCGACCATCCGGACATCCGGGAGTTCCTGTCCGTTAAATGCGATCCCGGGCGGCGGCAGGTCCGCAACGCGAATATCTCCGTCCGGATCACCGACGCGTTCATGCGGGCGCTGGAGGAAGGAGGGGAGGTCCGACTGTGGTTCCGGACCCCGCACGAAACGATCGGGAGGGATGTACCCGCCCGCGAGATCTGGGAGAAGCTCCTCGAATCCGCGTGGGCAAGCGCGGAGCCCGGGGTCCTCTTCTGGGACACGATGGTCCGCGAGTCCACGACCGAGTACAACGGCATGTCGATCGAAGGGGTGAACGTCTGCGGCGAGATCCCCCTGGAGCCTTACGGCGCCTGCAACCTGGGCAGCATCAATCTCGCGGCGTTCGTCAGGGATCCCTTCGGCGAGCGGGCGGACCTCGATTGGGACGGGATCGCGGATACCGTGCGGATGGCGGTGCGTTTCCTGGACAACGCGATCGAAGTCGGCGCTCCCAGGCACGCCCTGAAAGACCAGCGGCTGGCTTCGGTGCGTTCCCGGCGCGTCGGTCTGGGCATCATGGGTGCCGCGGATTGCCTGGCCATGCTCGGGCTGGTCTACGGTTCCGAGGCGGCCCTTTCGCTGCTGGAGCGCCTCATGGGCGTCCTGCGCGACGCGGCGTATGAAGAGAGCATCCGGCTGGCGGAGGAAAAGGGCGCATTTCCCGCCTTCGACCGGGAGCGGCACCTGAAGAGCCCGTTCATCCGTCGGCTGCCCGAAGCGATCCGGGAAGGGATCCGCGCGAAGGGGCTCCGCAATTGCGCCCTGCTCGCGGTCGCGCCGACCGGCACCATCTCCTGTCTCGCAGGCGTCTCCAGCGGGATCGAGCCGATCTTCTCCCACTCCTATCTGCGCCACGTGGCCGGCCAGGCGTTCCGGGTCAGGCACCCCCTCGTCTCCAGCTTCCGCGAGCGCCACGGAACGGCAGCGCCGCTTCCGGAGACGCTCGTCACCGCGCACCGGATCGATCCCGACACTCGTGTTCGGCTCCAGGCACGGGTTCAGCGGTACGTGGACCAGAGCATCTCCTCGACGGTCAACCTGCCGGCGGAGACGCCTCTGCAGAAGATCGAGGAGCTCTACCGGACGGCGTGGGAATCCGGGTGCAAGGGGATCACGGTCTTCCGGGAGGGAAGCCGCGCATCGGTGCTCGAAACCGGGGAGCGCGAAGGGGTCTATCGCGCTGAGGCAGGGTCCCCCGTGGGCGTGTGCACGTTCTGCGAGGAGCCGCGCCCGTCATCCTGA
- a CDS encoding TerC family protein: MIDLGWLGQIAFTWEFFVAVMSIVLIDLVLAGDNAVVIAMAVKNLQGKERRLGIILGSGGAVLIRVACTFLVAQLLNMSFVKLVGGAVVIWIAVKLLTEGTKDESHTKAATSIWQALWIIIVADLSMGIDNMLAVGAASHGNLFLLLFGLLLSIPMVVFLSTWLSAVMDRYPVILWIGAAVLGKVGGQMMITDPWVKGLIDPPKWAEYASMAFFVAFVVLLSKWIVANRRSKAAPEAQPVLAEE, translated from the coding sequence ATGATCGACCTGGGTTGGCTGGGGCAGATTGCGTTCACGTGGGAGTTCTTCGTGGCGGTGATGAGCATCGTGCTCATCGACCTGGTGCTGGCCGGCGACAACGCCGTGGTCATCGCCATGGCGGTAAAGAACCTGCAAGGCAAGGAACGCCGGTTGGGGATCATCCTCGGGTCCGGCGGGGCGGTCCTCATCCGGGTGGCATGCACCTTCCTGGTGGCCCAGCTCCTGAACATGTCCTTCGTCAAGCTGGTCGGCGGCGCCGTCGTCATCTGGATCGCCGTCAAGCTGCTCACGGAAGGCACGAAAGACGAATCGCACACCAAGGCGGCCACCTCGATCTGGCAGGCGCTCTGGATCATCATCGTCGCCGACCTGAGCATGGGGATCGACAACATGCTGGCCGTCGGCGCGGCCAGCCACGGGAACCTGTTCCTGCTCCTGTTCGGGCTGCTCCTCTCCATCCCGATGGTGGTGTTCCTGAGCACCTGGCTCTCCGCCGTCATGGACCGCTACCCGGTCATCCTGTGGATCGGCGCGGCGGTGCTGGGCAAGGTGGGCGGCCAGATGATGATCACCGACCCGTGGGTGAAGGGGCTGATCGACCCGCCGAAGTGGGCCGAATACGCCTCCATGGCGTTCTTCGTCGCTTTCGTGGTCCTCCTGAGCAAGTGGATCGTCGCCAACCGCAGGAGCAAGGCGGCGCCGGAGGCGCAGCCGGTCCTGGCGGAGGAGTGA